A genomic stretch from Lathyrus oleraceus cultivar Zhongwan6 chromosome 2, CAAS_Psat_ZW6_1.0, whole genome shotgun sequence includes:
- the LOC127118606 gene encoding fructose-bisphosphate aldolase, cytoplasmic isozyme 2: MSHFKSKYHDELIANAAYIGTPGKGILAADESTGTIGKRLASINVENVESNRQALRELLFTAPGVLQYLSGVILFEETLYQKTAAGKPFVDVLNEAGVLPGIKVDKGTVELAGTDGETTTQGLDGLGARCAKYYEAGARFAKWRAVLKIGANEPSEHSIHENAYGLARYAVICQENGLVPIVEPEILVDGSHDILKCAAITERVLAATYKALSDHHVILEGTLLKPNMVTPGSDAPKVAPEVIAEHTVRALQRTVPAAVPAVVFLSGGQSEEEASVNLNAINQIKGKKPWTLSFSFGRALQQSTLKAWGGKTENVKAAQDALLTRAKANSEATLGTYKGASNLGAGASESLHVKDYKY, translated from the exons ATGTCGCACTTCAAGAGCAAGTACCATG ATGAGCTTATTGCCAATGCTGCCTATATTGGCACACCCGGTAAGGGTATTCTTGCTGCTGATGAGTCAACTGGAACAATCGGTAAGCGTCTAGCGAGCATCAATGTTGAGAATGTTGAATCCAACAGACAGGCTCTTCGTGAGCTTCTTTTCACTGCTCCTGGTGTTCTTCAGTACCTCAGTGGAGTTATCCTCTTTGAGGAAACCCTCTACCAAAAAACAGCTGCAG GCAAGCCTTTTGTTGATGTTTTGAACGAAGCTGGTGTTCTTCCTGGTATCAAGGTTGACAAGGGTACCGTCGAACTTGCTGGAACTGATGGAGAAACCACCACTCAGGGTCTTGATGGTCTTGGTGCACGCTGTGCAAAGTACTACGAAGCCGGTGCACGATTTGCTAAATGGCGTGCTGTGCTTAAAATCGGTGCCAACGAACCATCAGAGCACTCTATCCATGAGAATGCTTACGGATTGGCCCGTTATGCCGTCATATGCCAAGAGAACGGACTTGTCCCCATTGTTGAACCTGAGATCCTTGTTGATGGTTCACACGATATTCTCAAGTGTGCTGCCATTACCGAGCGTGTCCTTGCCGCAACTTACAAGGCCTTGAGTGATCATCATGTCATCCTTGAAGGAACTCTCTTGAAGCCAAACATGGTGACACCCGGATCTGATGCACCAAAGGTTGCACCTGAGGTTATTGCCGAGCACACCGTTAGAGCTCTGCAGAGAACCGTCCCTGCCGCAGTTCCAGCTGTTGTTTTCTTGTCTGGTGGACAGAGTGAAGAAGAGGCCAGTGTTAACCTCAATGCCATCAACCAAATCAAAGGTAAGAAGCCATGGACTCTTTCCTTCTCTTTCGGAAGGGCACTTCAACAGAGTACCCTTAAGGCATGGGGTGGAAAGACAGAAAATGTGAAGGCAGCTCAAGATGCTTTGTTGACAAGAGCTAAGGCTAATTCTGAGGCTACTCTTGGAACTTACAAGGGTGCCTCAAACCTTGGTGCTGGTGCCTCGGAGAGTCTTCATGTTAAGGACTACAAATATTGA